The Bacillus thermozeamaize nucleotide sequence ATATGGACGGAGTCGAACCGGCCATCGGATATTGAAGTAATTGGGAATTTGTCCGGGAAAAGTTGCTGGTCAATTTCGGCGATGGCATAGCCTTGCTGAAAAAGGGATGATACTTTCCCAACCATCTCTTCCAAATAATCCAATTTCATTTGCAACATCTTCTTTCCCTCGGAGAGGTAGCCTGCATGGCAGCAATAAACCGATTGAAAATCGTAAGCAAGCACTTTCCGAAGGGAACGCATCATCTGAGGAACAGACTCATGGCTCATGATCACCTTTGGTTTGGGAGTAATGAACAAGTCTCCTGAAAACAGGATCCCCAACTCCTCGTTCAGCAACACGACGTGATCGGGCGCATGACCCGGGGTCTCAATGACCCGCCATGTGTAGTGAAGGGAATCAATGGCCTCACCCAACGGGAGCGCTGTAAACGGATCTCGCTTCCCCCACAAGGCCTCCCGAAAGGTTCCCGCATAATCACACGGCTCTGAACAAAAAGCAACCGCACCGGGATGCACATATATCGGAACACGCTTATTGTTTTCCAGCCATCCGGCCGTACCGATATGATCGTCATGGGTATGTGTCAACACGACCATTTCAATCGGATTCGACTGATAAAACGGAATCAACGCTTTTTCAAATACTTTTGCCGAGGCATCCACCACCATGCCATCGAAGAAAAACAGGTAGACGCTCCAAGGCATCCCGTAAGCAGCATGCGTCCCTTGCACACATGCAACACCATTGTGCGTGGCGACGTCGATCACATCACATTCCCCTTTTCTTTATCTGGCATATCCTCACACGGCTGAAGCCCGTGGGCATTCTCTGCCGGGTTCATGAAAATTTTACCATGATATTTCATATATTGGAATAATTAAAAAACCTCTTTCAACCAACTCTTTCAACCAAATAATAAAAAAGGGTCCCTCATATATCATGAGGAACCCATCACTATTCCTTGCTGCAGCATCCAGGCGGCCGAAACTCAAGCCTCCTGCGGCTGGTCGGCCAACGATTCGATGTAATGATAGGCTTCCATCGCCGCAATGGCGCCATCCGAAGCGGCGGTGATGATTTGGCGCAGCGTCTTGTCACGCACGTCACCGGCGGCGAATACCCCCGGTATCCCGGTCCGCATCTGCTCATCGGTCCGAATGTACCCGGTCTCCGTGAGGAACGGCGCATCTTCTGGCAAGAACTGGGTGTTCGGCTTCATGCCGACGTAGATAAACACCGCGTTGGCCGGAAGAAAGGTCTCCTCACCCGTTACCCGGTTGCGAATGCGCACACCTGTCACCAGTTTCCCGTCCCCGACAATTTCTTCTACAACGCTGTTCCAGATGAAGTTCATCCGTTCATTCTCAAAGGCGCGTTTCTGCAGAATCGGCTGCGCCCGGAGCTTGTCGCGGCGGTGAATCAACGTCACCTTGTTAAAACGGGTCAAAAAGGTCCCTTCTTCAACCGCTGAATCACCGCCGCCGACGACCACAATCCCCTTGTCCATTCCCGGACGCTTCTCGCTGAAAAAGGCCCCGTCACAAATGGCGCAATAGGAGACGCCACGGCCCGCATACTCCTCTTCCCCCTTGACGCCCAGCTTTTTGGCCTCTGCGCCGGTGGCAATGATGATGGCGCGTGCCTGCAATTGCTCCTCTCCGAGATCAACCACTTTGACGGGTCCGTCCAGCTGGACGGAGCGAATCTCTCCGTACTTTTTTTCCACCCCGAAGTCATCCGGGTGGGCACCCATCACCTCCGATAACTCGGGGCCAGTCGTATGGCGGATACCCGGGTAGTTCTCCACCTCTTCCGTATTCTGCATTTGACCGCCATAGAGGCCTTTTTCTACAATCACCGTCTTCAATCCGGCGCGTCCTGCGTACACCCCGGCAGACAAGCCTGCCGGACCGCCCCCCAAGATGATCAGATCATAGAGCTCTGCCATTAGGCATCCTCCTCATCAACCTCATGCAAGACGATCTTGTCCTTCGTCAACTTTGCACCACTTTACGGCGAATGCTCATTATTCCGCAAATACCACTATCCCTATCCTTTTCGATACATCTATTCTATCCGAACCGAGGATGAAATGACAAATGTTAAGGATACTTGTCAACACCATGCATAGGGTTGGGCAGCTGCGGCTAGGTCAGGCGTTCGTATCGAAACAGCTCCTCCAGCTCTTCCGGCGGAAGAATACCTGACTCCCGGACCAATTCTCTCACCGTCCGGTTTTCTTCCAAAGCCCGCTTGGCCAACGCGGCGGCCCGCTCATATCCAATCACTGGGTTCAGCACCGTGGCAATGGCCGCCGAACGCTCCAGCCAATAGCGGCATTGCTCTGCGTTCGCTTCAATCCCCTTGACGCAACGCTCCGTAAAGGCATCGATGCCATTGGCCAGAATCTCCAACGCGTGCAACAGGTTAAAGGCGATCACCGGCATCATGACATTGATCTCCAGCTG carries:
- a CDS encoding MBL fold metallo-hydrolase: MIDVATHNGVACVQGTHAAYGMPWSVYLFFFDGMVVDASAKVFEKALIPFYQSNPIEMVVLTHTHDDHIGTAGWLENNKRVPIYVHPGAVAFCSEPCDYAGTFREALWGKRDPFTALPLGEAIDSLHYTWRVIETPGHAPDHVVLLNEELGILFSGDLFITPKPKVIMSHESVPQMMRSLRKVLAYDFQSVYCCHAGYLSEGKKMLQMKLDYLEEMVGKVSSLFQQGYAIAEIDQQLFPDKFPITSISDGRFDSVHMVRSIVEELAGMK
- a CDS encoding thioredoxin-disulfide reductase → MAELYDLIILGGGPAGLSAGVYAGRAGLKTVIVEKGLYGGQMQNTEEVENYPGIRHTTGPELSEVMGAHPDDFGVEKKYGEIRSVQLDGPVKVVDLGEEQLQARAIIIATGAEAKKLGVKGEEEYAGRGVSYCAICDGAFFSEKRPGMDKGIVVVGGGDSAVEEGTFLTRFNKVTLIHRRDKLRAQPILQKRAFENERMNFIWNSVVEEIVGDGKLVTGVRIRNRVTGEETFLPANAVFIYVGMKPNTQFLPEDAPFLTETGYIRTDEQMRTGIPGVFAAGDVRDKTLRQIITAASDGAIAAMEAYHYIESLADQPQEA